Proteins from a single region of Drosophila biarmipes strain raj3 chromosome 3R, RU_DBia_V1.1, whole genome shotgun sequence:
- the LOC108027157 gene encoding modifier of mdg4 isoform X3, with the protein MADDEQFSLCWNNFNTNLSAGFHESLCRGDLVDVSLAAEGHIVKAHRLVLSVCSPFFRKMFTQMPSNTHAIVFLNNVSHSALKDLIQFMYCGEVNVKQDALPAFISTAESLQIKGLTDNDPAPQPPQEPSPPPAAPHVQQQQIPAQRVQRQQPRASARYKIETVDDGLGDEAKGTTQIVIQTTAAPQATIVQQQQPQQQQATQQIQSQQQLHTGTTTTATLVSTNKRSAQRSSLTTGAPSAGVKRSKSSVSANVMDPLDSATETGTTTTTQLVPQQITVQTAVVSATEAKLHQQTQQVRHQQPQQQQEEAEYIDLPMELPTKSEPDYSEDHGDAAGDGEGTYVEDDAYGDMRYDDSYFTENEDAGNQAAANTSGGGVTATTSKAVVKQQSQNYSDSSFVDTSADQGNTEAQDTEISFIRSQKKNAQLVYRDYIYNKKLTQANGQTTWRCADVLKLRCKAVVITRNGSFVDARRQHNHESHASRIGQRQLYKVEQELEEYIEICTSNPKISQYLGSSNIIVTAKDGKDCKLFLPAAEATEIEMQALVDAAEEEEELLAEAEDHRVQQRDREREARWQEEEAKRRSLLKTKPL; encoded by the exons ATGGCGGACGACGAGCAATTCAGCTTGTGCTGGAACAACTTCAACACGAATTTGTCGGCTGGCTTCCACGAGTCGCTATGTCGCGGCGACCTGGTGGACGTCTCGCTGGCCGCCGAGGGGCACATAGTGAAGGCCCACCGCCTGGTGTTGTCCGTCTGCTCGCCCTTCTTCCGCAAGATGTTCACCCAGATGCCGTCGAACACCCACGCCATCG TATTCCTGAACAACGTGAGCCACTCGGCGCTGAAGGACCTCATCCAGTTCATGTACTGCGGCGAGGTCAACGTGAAGCAGGACGCCCTGCCCGCGTTTATTAGCACCGCGGAATCGCTGCAAATCAAGGGGCTAACGGAT AACGATCCTGCGCCGCAGCCACCGCAGGAACCCAGCCCGCCGCCAGCAGCACCTCATGTACAACAGCAGCAAATACCGGCTCAGCGGGTCCAGCGCCAGCAGCCACGAGCCTCCGCCCGCTACAAGATCGAGACCGTGGACGATGGACTGGGTGATGAAGCCAAGGGTACCACCCAGATCGTCATCCAGACCACGGCCGCACCCCAAGCCACCATTgtacaacagcagcagccgcagcaacagcaggcgACGCAGCAAATccagtcgcagcagcagctgcataCGGGAACCACAACGACGGCGACGCTGGTGTCGACAAACAAACGCTCCGCCCAGCGATCCTCCCTGACCACCGGCGCCCCCAGCGCTGGCGTGAAGCGCTCCAAGTCCAGCGTCTCCGCCAACGTAATGGACCCCCTCGATTCGGCCACTGAAACTGGAACCACGACCACCACCCAACTGGTGCCGCAACAGATCACCGTGCAAACCGCTGTGGTCTCGGCGACCGAAGCCAAGCTCCACCAGCAGACGCAGCAGGTCCGCCAccagcagccacagcagcagcaggaggaagCCGAATACATTGATCTCCCCATGGAACTACCCACGAAATCGGAACCTGACTACTCAGAGGATCATGGCGATGCCGCCGGCGACGGCGAGGGCACCTATGTGGAGGACGATGCCTACGGTGACATGCGCTACGACGACAGCTACTTCACGGAGAACGAGGATGCGGGCAACCAGGCGGCGGCAAATACGAGCGGTGGCGGAGTGACGGCCACCACGTCCAAGGCGGTGGTCAAGCAACAGTCGCAGAACTACAGTGACTCCTCGTTTGTCGACACCAGCGCGGATCAGGGCAACACAGAGGCGCAAG ATACGGAGATCAGTTTCATCCGGAGCCAGAAGAAGAACGCCCAGTTGGTGTACCGGGACTACATCTACAACAAGAAACTCACCCAGGCCAATGGACAGACCACCTGGCGGTGTGCCGACGTCCTCAAGCTGCGCTGCAAGGCGGTGGTCATCACCAGGAACGGTAGCTTCGTCGACGCCCGCCGTCAGCACAACCACGAGTCGCATGCCTCGAGGATTGGCCAACGGCAGCTCTACAAGgtggagcaggagctggaggagtACATCGAAATCTGCACGTCGAATCCCAAGATCTCACAGTACCTGGGCAGCAGCAATATCATAGTGACCGCCAAGGACGGCAAGGACTGTAAACTCTTCCTGCCCGCCGCCGAGGCCACCGAGATCGAGATGCAGGCCCTGGTTGAcgccgccgaggaggaggaggaactgCTTGCCGAGGCGGAGGACCATCGGGTACAGCAGCGGGACAGGGAACGGGAGGCCAGgtggcaggaggaggaggccaaaCGCCGATCCCTGCTGAAGACCAAGCCCCTCTAG
- the LOC108027157 gene encoding modifier of mdg4 isoform X4 produces the protein MADDEQFSLCWNNFNTNLSAGFHESLCRGDLVDVSLAAEGHIVKAHRLVLSVCSPFFRKMFTQMPSNTHAIVFLNNVSHSALKDLIQFMYCGEVNVKQDALPAFISTAESLQIKGLTDNDPAPQPPQEPSPPPAAPHVQQQQIPAQRVQRQQPRASARYKIETVDDGLGDEAKGTTQIVIQTTAAPQATIVQQQQPQQQQATQQIQSQQQLHTGTTTTATLVSTNKRSAQRSSLTTGAPSAGVKRSKSSVSANVMDPLDSATETGTTTTTQLVPQQITVQTAVVSATEAKLHQQTQQVRHQQPQQQQEEAEYIDLPMELPTKSEPDYSEDHGDAAGDGEGTYVEDDAYGDMRYDDSYFTENEDAGNQAAANTSGGGVTATTSKAVVKQQSQNYSDSSFVDTSADQGNTEAQDTEISFIRSQKKNAQLVYRDYIYNKKLTQANGQTTWRCADVLKLRCKAVVITRNGSFVDARRQHNHESHASRIGQRQLYKVEQELEEYIEICTSNPKISQYLGSSNIIVTAKDGKDCKLFLPAAEATEIEMQALVDAAEEEEELLAEAEDHRISTSWSS, from the exons ATGGCGGACGACGAGCAATTCAGCTTGTGCTGGAACAACTTCAACACGAATTTGTCGGCTGGCTTCCACGAGTCGCTATGTCGCGGCGACCTGGTGGACGTCTCGCTGGCCGCCGAGGGGCACATAGTGAAGGCCCACCGCCTGGTGTTGTCCGTCTGCTCGCCCTTCTTCCGCAAGATGTTCACCCAGATGCCGTCGAACACCCACGCCATCG TATTCCTGAACAACGTGAGCCACTCGGCGCTGAAGGACCTCATCCAGTTCATGTACTGCGGCGAGGTCAACGTGAAGCAGGACGCCCTGCCCGCGTTTATTAGCACCGCGGAATCGCTGCAAATCAAGGGGCTAACGGAT AACGATCCTGCGCCGCAGCCACCGCAGGAACCCAGCCCGCCGCCAGCAGCACCTCATGTACAACAGCAGCAAATACCGGCTCAGCGGGTCCAGCGCCAGCAGCCACGAGCCTCCGCCCGCTACAAGATCGAGACCGTGGACGATGGACTGGGTGATGAAGCCAAGGGTACCACCCAGATCGTCATCCAGACCACGGCCGCACCCCAAGCCACCATTgtacaacagcagcagccgcagcaacagcaggcgACGCAGCAAATccagtcgcagcagcagctgcataCGGGAACCACAACGACGGCGACGCTGGTGTCGACAAACAAACGCTCCGCCCAGCGATCCTCCCTGACCACCGGCGCCCCCAGCGCTGGCGTGAAGCGCTCCAAGTCCAGCGTCTCCGCCAACGTAATGGACCCCCTCGATTCGGCCACTGAAACTGGAACCACGACCACCACCCAACTGGTGCCGCAACAGATCACCGTGCAAACCGCTGTGGTCTCGGCGACCGAAGCCAAGCTCCACCAGCAGACGCAGCAGGTCCGCCAccagcagccacagcagcagcaggaggaagCCGAATACATTGATCTCCCCATGGAACTACCCACGAAATCGGAACCTGACTACTCAGAGGATCATGGCGATGCCGCCGGCGACGGCGAGGGCACCTATGTGGAGGACGATGCCTACGGTGACATGCGCTACGACGACAGCTACTTCACGGAGAACGAGGATGCGGGCAACCAGGCGGCGGCAAATACGAGCGGTGGCGGAGTGACGGCCACCACGTCCAAGGCGGTGGTCAAGCAACAGTCGCAGAACTACAGTGACTCCTCGTTTGTCGACACCAGCGCGGATCAGGGCAACACAGAGGCGCAAG ATACGGAGATCAGTTTCATCCGGAGCCAGAAGAAGAACGCCCAGTTGGTGTACCGGGACTACATCTACAACAAGAAACTCACCCAGGCCAATGGACAGACCACCTGGCGGTGTGCCGACGTCCTCAAGCTGCGCTGCAAGGCGGTGGTCATCACCAGGAACGGTAGCTTCGTCGACGCCCGCCGTCAGCACAACCACGAGTCGCATGCCTCGAGGATTGGCCAACGGCAGCTCTACAAGgtggagcaggagctggaggagtACATCGAAATCTGCACGTCGAATCCCAAGATCTCACAGTACCTGGGCAGCAGCAATATCATAGTGACCGCCAAGGACGGCAAGGACTGTAAACTCTTCCTGCCCGCCGCCGAGGCCACCGAGATCGAGATGCAGGCCCTGGTTGAcgccgccgaggaggaggaggaactgCTTGCCGAGGCGGAGGACCATCGG